A region from the Bactrocera dorsalis isolate Fly_Bdor chromosome 1, ASM2337382v1, whole genome shotgun sequence genome encodes:
- the LOC125775789 gene encoding uncharacterized protein LOC125775789 produces the protein MLPHMQRRRLGSVGDSAPPSESSEGTNSSEQNELMINPDWSAHSHTSSVHTHTNTHTTASSTNNTNAANNHNSTYFVGSDVDADTLSIDTTSNSNLSEYERGQVESFFGGLGTDIFVCSSLANLYEGTGKEGDWRLVFTGIPVVLHDRGSARSRATSRVTLVLAERGSCFALWSDRIDNLSNYRFAGPSFHTMCLSTNHQQLIGFSFDSTDSACELYHHIEKLVSDPENIALSLPGKKKKLKQKRVKPAPLPPKSQISQPCQFQHVTSVTKDDTDRYYSMQAFAPQSLKHR, from the coding sequence CTTCCACACATGCAACGTCGTCGTTTGGGCTCTGTCGGCGATTCGGCGCCACCATCGGAATCCTCCGAGGGTACGAATTCATCCGAACAGAATGAGCTGATGATCAATCCCGACTGGTCGGCACACTCACACACCTCGTCGGTACAtacgcacacaaacacgcacaccACTGCATCATCGACGAACAACACGAATGCAGCAAATAATCACAACAGCACATATTTCGTTGGCTCCGATGTGGACGCTGACACGCTAAGCATCGATACAACGAGCAACTCAAATCTCTCCGAATATGAACGCGGTCAGGTGGAGAGCTTTTTCGGCGGTTTGGGTACTGACATTTTCGTCTGCTCATCGCTGGCCAATCTGTATGAAGGCACCGGCAAAGAGGGTGATTGGCGTCTCGTCTTTACCGGCATACCAGTCGTTTTACACGATCGTGGCAGCGCGCGCTCCCGCGCCacatcacgtgtcacattggtGTTGGCCGAACGTGGCTCATGTTTTGCACTCTGGTCAGATCGCATAGATAATTTGTCAAATTATCGTTTCGCCGGTCCATCCTTTCACACGATGTGCCTCTCAACGAACCATCAACAGCTGATTGGCTTCAGTTTCGATTCAACCGATTCGGCTTGCGAACTCTACCATCACATTGAGAAGCTGGTGAGTGATCCGGAAAATATAGCGCTCTCACTGCCCGGCAAGAAGAAGAAACTAAAGCAGAAGCGTGTCAAGCCAGCGCCATTGCCGCCCAAATCGCAAATCTCGCAACCATGTCAATTCCAGCATGTCACGAGCGTTACGAAGGACGATACAGATCGGTACTACAGCATGCAGGCCTTCGCGCCGCAGTCGCTGAAGCACCGTTGA